The region ttattttttttcacgcttagaaaaatttatctaagtggtaAAAATATAGCACACATGGGAAAAAATAATCTTAGTGCCCAAGAGTGCTTAAAGGTGCCTAAAAAGTACTGGAAGTATTTAAGGTCACTAAAATttatatgaataatttttttttggggtTATTCAAAGAGGCTAGCACTTGTGTTTTGCGAGTGTGCATGCAAGGGGTTGTGTGTGTTTGAGAGGAAATGAAGAAGGCCGAAGCCAAGGGGTataaatgtggtccgatcggaccacattctTGATCCGAGGAAGTATTCATTCGAGCAGCAGCTGCTTGGGTCCGAAGAGTCTAGCTTCAGGCGAGTCCGAACCATGCGCCTCCGTGCGAGCCCAGCACCAAGTAGCCCCATAAGGCCCGATCGGACATAGCACGCCCAAGGAGATGCGCACCCCACGGTCCGAGCGAGTGAGGTCCGAGTGTCCGAACGCCTAGCATGCCTTGCACATCCGAGGAGCCTAGCCACCAGCAGCCcaacatgtccgatcggacatgggcaTCCAAGAAGGgtaaatgtggtccgatcggaccacaacCTTGCCCAGAAAATTCAGTGGCCGATCGGCCACTTTCCTTAATCTACCCATTTTTCATACCCCAAGTTTAACCATAAAACCCAAACCGTATGAGTAAAGCCCTAGATTCCCTATCATAAACACACTTCTTCCtccacacatacaaaaacaagatcaaaacatagaagtggaaaggttttttcatgttcttgaaaTTTTCTATTCTTTCAAAAACCCCAAAAACCCATACTCATGATTTGTGTCAAATtgacctatttttcttgaaattccttTGAAATTGAGGGAAATGTTGATTTACCCATaacacaaacatcatcaaaacagccACCCAACACATTATACAAGCATTCATATGATATTCATGAACAAACTCAACaaaaagaagccatcaatgagtttcggccatggcatgggttttcatagaatttttttgaaaaattacaacaatgtaaaggcatggaaaataagacttactcaaggttggagaacctttggcttgCTTGAAGATTTCTTGAAGATGGAGAGCTTCCCTTGAAGTTCTTGAAGATTCGGCAAAGAGAAGAGGAGTTTtgggtttcggccaagagagaaggaagaagaagagaggttttttaaaaaaatgtgatttttcttgtgtgaagaaaagtgtgtaaagttgggttatttaaagggaaaaaagttgggtttattgtttatttttggacccttggcattccgggactattttttctccccacgatcatggGCAGTTTTTTGCAGTGTTCATGGGTCTGCTGCATGGAGATgaacaattattatttttataatgacgtTGACtgaagaaaaagtttattatgtgaatgtaccatataataaacttggggggcaaatgttatcccaaaatttgaaaaggatgatgtggcagtaaaattgacacgtggcatggattagttgggtgatctggcttagtagtagcccaatgcatcagtgaagaatttggactgcttgagagatgtcatagtcaagccaaatgcacccgaggagaatacttgggctaaggtgggcttggctcggaccctagtccgaggagcctaAGTGTTTGgttcggaccctagtccgaggaacccatgcatgccaagagatggacatagaccttggccaaggagaggccacaaaaggtttgatcggaccttagttggaggaaccaagtgcttggctcggaccatgtccgaggagagtctCCTAAATGCTTgcctcggaccatgtccgaggggAGCCTCCTAGGTGATTGGCttggaccatgtccgaggagagccttaggtaattggctcggaccatgtccgaggagagtccaTACATATGTGCCAAGgaattggctcggaccctagtccgaggagtaCCCCAAGTAATggcctcggaccctagtccgaggagaggtcccaagagattgcctcggaccttagtccgaggagaggcaagGATGATtgcctcggaccctagtccgaggagaaggcaacaacaggtccgatcggaccctagtccgaggagccaaaTGACTTGGCttggaccttagtccgaggaggccCAAAACATATGGCtcagaccctagtccgaggaatgCTAAAAaaggttggctcggaccatgtccgaggagagccaatgcatgtggctcaaaccttggtccgaggagaaccaagtggagttgtggtcggatcttggtccgaggaaagtaaggggtatggtccatatgcaggtgtccagcatgcatatgtccgaccagaagacgatattcatcaacAAAACAGACTAGACTATGTCAAATTTCTAGAAACGACTTCagtaagaatcggtctgggcaccgcgggaatctctcaatcctcactcaaattgaggaatctgttgtattttaaatatttcttgtaatttaaatataatatgaataataaaatatccttatctgaaggggatatcagttgaggatcccaagcctataaatagagggttgatgggatcgtaaagggacttttggcaatttgagaattggtctgagttctagagagagaaagtgcgttttttcttgagagaacccattttgtattcttgaatatttacactgaagaaactcagttgacactggttcatctgatcttgagtgtggataaagtaataaaatctctaagtggactaggctattatcGATTGATcggagctgaaccactataaaatctcttgtgttatttacttttcttaattaaactgtctgtgtcgtttacattctcttgaaggcttgtcgttattgacgttctcacgtcgttggctaaaaacacagtcaacatacaacaaaggttcatagaacctacacatattttttaaattaccTATTATTAtgccaaaaattatatataattattaaaattacaacTTTTCAACTTCCCATCAAAACACAATGGTTTCAAAAATGAtttagtatttttaaaaaaaaaattataacaattatattattatacattaattagggcttacactaattactattttggagaattaattattgaaaatatgttaaatattaaatgcacatcttcatattcaaagactctaactaactatctatatcctaacattaaataaaaaaaattaatattacacAACTGTggttatctaaaccctaatttcgaaaattataatgaaaatttaaaaaattataatgaaaatttcgaaatattattggatttatacatattttcaaaattgcaaaattatattaaatgctattataatttcgaaatttgtaagtatcaaattttcaaccaccccactaattatattaattaatgctattataatttcgaaatttataagCATCAACTTTTCAAtcaccccactaattatattaattgatgcaattttaataatataatcaatttaaatataaaaaatattgaatAGTGCTACACACCATTCGAAAAAAAATCAGAAGGAATAGGCTGGAGAAATGACTAGTTACGAAAATGGTTTGGAAGCTGAACAAGAAGATACAAAATCCTTATCTTCTGAACATGAAGTAGACCCTGCTGGGGGAACATGTATGGAAGAGACAaatgatgaagatgtaccagaagACAATGTTGAATGTGGCATTAACGAAGAATGGACCGAACCTGATATTGCGCAATGGAGGAGCTTGCTTCAATTTTTGGATATTGACAAAGAACCAGAACATATACAGTTTTCAGACTTCGAAGGGAAGGAGTTTGTAAGTATTGAACAAGcataatctttttattttttgtatgcgAAAATGATGGGGTTTAGTGTTAGAAAAAAATTGAAGAGGGAGGACAAAAAAGGTATTTTACACATTAGAAGTTGGGTGTGTTCAAACGAAGGTTTTAGAGAACAAAAATATTGTAATCTTGATAATAGGTGTAAAGAAGCTCGTGCTCTAACAAGAACGGGTTGTAATGCAGAGTTTAGAATAAATTTAAATAGGGAAACTAACTGCTGGATTACTAAGTGTTTTAATAACCACCACAACCATAAGTTTGCCCTCTTTCGTGAAAAATCATTTCTTAGATCTCATAGAATATTTAGGGACGAGATGAGGGAACAAGTTATGTCAATGAAGAGAGCCGGAATTAAGACATCCCAAATTTGGAATTACATGGTAGAAGTTCATGATGGTTGGAAAAATGTGGGATGTATCAAAGATGACTTGTACAAGGGAATCTGTAAAAAATATTCAACTTGGGATGATTGTGACACGTCCACAACAATGGATTATCTCGAAGCAAAATAAGGGTCGGACAACATGTTTTTCTACAAGTATGATGTAGATAAAGAAAATAGATTGACAAATTTATTCTGGTCTGACGGGACTTCCTAGGTTGATTACcaattatttggtgattgttTGGCTTTTGATTCTACTTACAAAACCaatatgtatttttaattttttttttaccttataTCGATTTCATAGTAAAATTTCAaatatcatattaattttttgttcaacAAGTACAGAAAGCCATTAGTAATACTACTTGGGTCTAATAATCATGACAAAACATGTGTGTTTGGAGCTGCACATCTTGATAATGAGACTTCGACCACATATGATTGGGTATTGGAAACATTTTTAGAGTGCATGGGTGGTCAGATGTGGTAAGATGCCGTCAGCAGTTTTGACAGACGGTTGTAAAGCAATGAACAAAGCACTGGATAATATTATGCCTGGTGTTCCACATCGTATTTTCTCGTGGCACATACTAAAAAATGCAATGCACCATGTACACAATATAGCACTCCATCAAGAattgaaaaaatttattttcagGTAATACATAATTGGTGTTTTATCTTATTCTCTCAATTATaatatgaaaacatttatatttttcttttttacaaaaatataggtATTACAAGGAGGAAGAATGGGAGGATAATTGGAAAGTGACTgtgaataaatatagattgacAAGAAATGCATGGGTGGAAGCACAATATGGCACAAGAAAGCAGTGGGCAGATACTTTTCTTCGTGTTATTTATTTTGGTggagctatttttttttttttttggtaaatcaacAAGTTCATTTATACTAAAACTGTCAAACATTACACCTAACAGCACCTAAAAATAGGCCTGagaaaaattcatatatatacaaCCTGAGAAAAACCTTTACAAAGATTTAAACCATTCTATGTCAATGCTACTAACTCTTTTAGGCATAACACCTTGAACTCTATTTTTGACATCACTTATAATAGTATTCATAATTAAGTCTACCCTTCTCACCTTGAACAGCCAAAAAACTTCATTCCTTGCTTTCCAAATATGATAAACCACTGCAGCAACAAAAGCCGCATAAACTTGCTTTCGGAACTTACTCATTTGAGCCCGAGAGATCCATCTCACAAGGCTGCTCAAATCTTCAGATGTTGCCCACAAACTCAGCTTTTCCTTGACCTTCTGAATACACCTTTTACTGAGATGGCATTTAAAGAATAGGTGCGATATACTTTCTTCATGAACATCACAGAGCAAGCAAGTTGAGTTGGTCACGATTTGGAAAGACAACAGTCTTTGCTTAGATTTTAATCTGTCAAGAAAGGCCAGCCACATGATGACACTGTGTTTTGGAATATTTAGCCTTCCCCAAACTGCAGAGCACCAATGGGTGCGGCTATATGCAGAACAGAGCAGTTGATGACCCTTTTTAATGGTATACTCTTCATGTATGAATCTAGGAATATCAATGAGAGGCTTGAATCGATCCTTAACTGCTACTATTTTTTTCCAATACCAACTACTTCTTGAAGGGGCTCTATGAGCCCACCAATCTTCATTCCTAATGTATACATTATGGACCCACTTTACCCAAAGATTATCCTTTTTGGTTGCAACAACCCAAATGTATTTCCCAAGAGCTGCTATGTTCCATTGAAATAGTTCTCGGAATCCAAGACCCCCTTCTCTCTTCGGCCTACAAGCATGCTCCCAAGCCACATTCCTAGCTCCAACAAAATGAGCCTGACCTTTCCATAAAAAAGCTCTGCCTATGGAGTTTATTCGCTTTAACACCTGTTTAGGAATGATCATAATCTGTGACCAATAAGAGTGTATAGAGATTAAAACAGAATTGATCAAGATTATTCTCCCTGCATAAGACAGATTGCGAGAGCTCCAGGTCCTAATTCGCAACACCATTTTTTCTAGTAAAATCTCACACTCCTTAGCAAAAATCATTTTGGCACAAATCAGAATTCCCAAGTACTTGAATGGTAAAGAGCCCCTGCTAAAACCAGAAGCCTCAAGGATCTGTTGCACTTCAACCTCAGTCATACCACAGCAATAAACCTCTGATTTAGCTTCATTTGGGTGAAGACCTGAAGTTTGAGAGAAGAGTTTCAGCCCTTGCAACATATAGTATATGGACCTAAAATCACCATGACAAAAAAGAAGAACATCATCTGCAAAACTCAAATGattgagttgaagagctttacACCGTTCATGGAATTTAAAGTCCTCTTTTTGTCCCAGTGTCTTCATAATTCTAGACAAATACTCCATTCCCAAAACAAAAAGCAACGGGGACATGGGGTCTCCCTGTCGCAGCCCTCTTCCAGCAGCAAAAAACCCATGAAGAACCCCATTAAATATAAGCGAAAACTTGGGAGTGGTAACACATTGCATTACCAATTGAATGAACTTCATTGGGAATTTATAGGCAGCTAGCAATTCTTCCAAAAAATCCCATTCTAATGTGTCATAAGCTTTCCGGAGATCAAGTTTAATCATGCAATTTGGCTTTGCATTTTTCCTCCCATAATGTCTCACTAAGTCTTGGCACATCATAATATTGTGGGCTATAAAACGCCCCTGAACGAAGCCACCTTGATTCTGTGCAATCAGAGAAGGAAGTATCAGACGCAATCTTGAACATATCATTTTGGTTGTTGCCTTGTAGAGTACGTTGCAACAAGCGATTGGCCTATAATCACTCACAATATTCGGACACTTACTCTTAGGGACCAAAGTGAGCACCGTGGAGTTAAGTTCTTTCAAAAGACTACCCGAATGTAAGAAAGACAAAATAACATCACAAACCTCATTGCCGACAATATCCCAATTATCCTGAAAAAAATAGCTCGAGAATCCATCAGGACCAGGTGCTTTGCTTCCAGGGATAGAAAAAATAGCTTGCTTTACTTCATCATTCATATAGTCAGCCATTAGCATTGAACCTTGTTCTTTAGATACAAGAGCACCCTCTTCTACAACTGCTTTTATAACATGTCTTCTATCAGCCATTTTAGAACCTAGTAAAGTAGTGTAAAACTGTAAAAAGGCTTCAGTGACCTTATCTGGCTGGTCATGCCAAGTTCCCTTCTCATCTGTAATCGAATAGATTCTGTTTTGAGTATGCCTTGTTCGAATACTTGCATGAAAGAAAGCTGAGTTTTCATCACCCTCTTTCAACCAATGCACTCTAGCCTTTTGGTGAAGAAATGAACAATGTACTTTATGAGTCATAACATACTGGTCTCTACCCATTTTTTCCTTCAGAATCAACTCTTTATTTAGAGGGTCTTGCTGAAGTTGCAGCTGACACTCAGCTAAAAGTTTCCTCTTCTAAAAGTCTGCCACCTGAATATCAGTAAATCCCTCTTTATTGAGCTCCTTAAGTACCAGCTTAACTTGTCTCAACTTGGAAACTAACTTATACATAGCTGTCCCATTAGTGCTGATATTCCAAGTATTGAGAAGCTTTTGAGCAAAATCTGGAGCAGTCTTCCACATATGAAAGTATTTAAAAGGTTTCTTGCCAAAGTTAGTTTCTTGATACACAGTTACAAGAGCTGGACTATGATTAAACAAATCTTCATTCAAAAAGTTTACCTCTGCTTCTGTATACTTATCTAACCACAATTAATTCGCTAGAACTCGGTCTATCTTTGAGTAAATACGAGCATCCCCTTGCTGTTTATTACTCCATGTGAAAAAATTTCCACGAAACTTCACATCTTCTAACTGACAAACAGCAACACAATTTCGGAAAGCCTCAGATTTTTTATATTTCACACGCATTCCAATCCTTTCCTCTTTAGTACgaatatcattaaaatcacccatgACTATCCAAGGATCTTTCATTCCTGCCGAAATATGCATCATATCAGCCCACAATCCATTTCATCACTCTTCTTCATTGAAACCATAGACAAAAGTAACGTAAAAACTCAATGTAGCATGCATGGGTCTCACAAGCAAATGAATCATTTGACTAGAGCAAAATCGGACACTAACGTCAAACATAATAGGATTCCAACTAACTATTATTCTCCCACCACTATACCAAGCATTATTAGATGTGAAGCACCACCCATCAAACATACGAAGGTACAAGGCACCCAAATGATCCACCTTGGCCCTCGTTTCAAGGAGACCAATCAATCCCAACTCTTTTTGAAGAAAAGAATTTCTTAACTTCAAATTGTTTCTTTGGATTATTAATCCCCCTGACATTCCAACTTAGAATCCTATCCATTAGAAAGGGGAGGATCTCCCCCTCCCTCTGTGTTAACCTTTTCCAGCTCAACTTGAGAACTCTCTCCATTTGTACTATTCAAAACCTGAAAACTGTTAGCTACTACAGTGGGTTAAGACACAGTTATAGTCCGCTTGCCACTTCTTAGCACTCTCTGAAAACCATCTTCATCAATCAAAGCCTCCTGTTGAACGTCTGAAACTGTATTCTTCACATTGTTGTCCTTTTTGATCACCCATTCTTTTTTCTGGCCTACCCTCTTCCTACACAGTTCAGTAGTATGCCCAAATCCCTTACAATGACCACAAACCACCGGCTTCCATTCAAAGTGAACATCAATTGTCACCCTCTGACCAAACTCATTTATAAAAGAAATCTCATACGGAAACTCCTGTGATAAAGTAACTTCAATCAATATCCGTGGATAATTCAGCCTTTCCTTGTTTTTAGTAACCTCATCAACTTTAATTGGCTTCCCTAGTTGGCTCACAATTTTGAATAAAGACTTCTCCCCCCAATACTTCAATTCAAGTCCAGAAAGGTGAATCGAAGTAGGAATGGGTGCCACATCTTCTTTCCTAAAGTCTGTAACAACGTCCCATGGCTTAAGAATAACAGgcttattgtaaaaaaaaatatatccaccATTAAGAACTTCATCCCTGTCTTGTACAGAAGCAAACCAGATTATGAACACACCATGAGAGAGAATTCCCACTTTATCTACTTTAGACTTCCACATTCGTTTGGCAAAACCCTCTAAAACAGAGATTGGAGGGTTTGCACCTAGTACATAGCAGACTATAGATGAGTTCCAGAATTGAACTTCATCTTCAATATCTTCCAGCTCAATCTTAACATCATCAATCACAGTCCCTTTCCCCAATTCACTTGCAAATTTCGAACTCAGATTCTGAACAATATGATCAGAACACAATATCGGAGGAGAAGATTGCTTACCTTCTGCAATTTCTTGTGAACATATTTGAGAAGCTTGGATAAACCGAGAGAAGGTTTTCTGAATGTCCGCCTGTTGCTGTAAGTGCAGCAGAGTATATTTCAGAGATACAATTTCCTGCTCATCTATCTGGGTATCAAGCTCATCACCGTGATAATCGTCATTCTCAAATTCAATCGGTTCCACACCCAAAAGTTCCGTCATGGATCTGGTTTTCCGAACACCATCTGAAGAAGATggtcctttctttttcttcttcttcccctgAGCTTTCGCCTTCCCCTGAACCCCCTTTGCCATTGCACCAGCCAGAAGCTGAGAAAGAAAAGCTTCAGACGAAAACTTATGATTGAATTAtctgatatatttttttttggtggAGCTATTGCTACGGTAGATGCAAATCTATGAATGCATTCTTGAAAAGAGATTTGCAAAATAAAATACCAGTGTGGATGTTTATACGACACTTTGACCATGCTTTATCTATGTTACCTTACAACGAGATGAAAGAACACTACAAAACTAATTTGACTGAACCAGTTTTGAACCAGACAACTATGTCGTGTGTGGAGGATGAAATTTCTTCAATTTTCACAAGGGAAATTTTTACAACTATAAGAAAGGAGATACGGCGTGACAATAATTATATTGTCCTGAAGGATGATAAGATACCAGGTTATACTGTTTGTTTGGTGAAAAAATATATTGGTTCTGGATTAAAGCGCAAAGTGTTAATCTCCAACAATGGGGATGATGTGCGATGTGATTGCTATTCTCTTGAGACAAAAGGAATTCCATGTAGacatatttttatttcattgaaGAATTTGGAGAGAAGAAGTTTGCCAATTTGTTTGGTAAATAGATGTTGGCTAAAAGATGCTAAAGAAGTTCAACTGTTAACTCAAGGTAATGAA is a window of Humulus lupulus chromosome 4, drHumLupu1.1, whole genome shotgun sequence DNA encoding:
- the LOC133832043 gene encoding protein FAR1-RELATED SEQUENCE 1-like; the encoded protein is MNAFLKRDLQNKIPVWMFIRHFDHALSMLPYNEMKEHYKTNLTEPVLNQTTMSCVEDEISSIFTREIFTTIRKEIRRDNNYIVLKDDKIPGYTVCLVKKYIGSGLKRKVLISNNGDDVRCDCYSLETKGIPCRHIFISLKNLERRSLPICLVNRCWLKDAKEVQLLTQGNERKCPHPEVIENSRYGGVTTQTTITSYLATRSREAFQKAMKVISEFNAELEKMPPDEELKHPQNDEGVFPNNILDSQIKITKGRPTTASLSKSFYGGAKKRKPKKSLLHCKYCGEVGHDSRNFPMQPKSTTKKNGHSKKKKKINP